The Ruminococcaceae bacterium BL-4 region GGCTTTTGGGATCTCCAATGAGCCAGATGGAACTTGTTAGTCTGGCAACAAAAATTGAAGGGCATCCAGATAACGTTGCACCGGCGATAGAAGGTGGCTTAGTGGCTTCTGCGATTGAAGCCGGAAAAGTCTACAGCGTCAGTGTTCCAGTGTCTGATAAAATTCGCTTTGTGCTTTTTATTCCTCCGTTTGAGTTGAAAACTGAAAAAGCGCGATCTGTTTTGCCGGATACCTATAGCAGACAGGATGCCATTTATAATTTGTCAAGATCCGCGTTAATGACAGCGTCTTTGTTTTCAGGAAATCTCGAAAATCTCCGGGTTGCGGTGGAGGATAAAATTCATCAACCGTACCGTTCGTCTTTAATTCCAAACTATGATCAAGTTTTTCGTCTCAGTTATGAGCTTGGTTGTCTGGGAACCTGTGTCAGCGGCGCAGGCCCATCAATCTTGGCAATGGTTGAAAGTACGGTTGCAGATCATTTTACAAAGCTTGCCAAAGAACGTTTGAAAGAAAAGCAAATTGGAGATTGGCAGGTAAAACTGCTGAATGCAGAACCAAATGGGGCGCAGATCTTTGTTGAGTGAGTTTTACAATTAAGACCAACTTTTTATGAGGGGAGAACATCCATGAGCTTAATTGTTCAGAAATTTGGGGGAAGTTCCGTCGCAAACGCGGAACGTGTATTTAACGTAGCTGATATTGTAACGAAAACATATCAGAAGGGAAATGACGTGGTTGTTGTTGTCTCTGCCCAAGGGGATACAACAGATGATTTAATTAAAAAAGCTGCAGAAATCAATTCAAATCCAAGCAAAAGAGAAATGGATATGCTTTTAACAGCAGGGGAGCAGATGAGTGCATCTTTGCTGGCGATGGCAATTGAAAAGCTTGGTTTTCCAGTCGTTTCACTTTTGGGCTGGCAAGCCGGATTTGAGACCAGCAGCGCATATGGGAGTGCCCGAATTAAGCGGGTGGCCCCAAGTAGAATTCGCCAGGCACTTGATAAGAAAAATATTGTGGTAGTGACAGGATTTCAAGGAATTAATAAATATGGGGATGTAACAACACTGGGACGTGGCGGCAGTGATACGAGCGCTGTTGCGATTGCAGCGGTAATGCATGCAGATCTTTGTCAGATCTTTACCGATGTGGAAGGTGTTTTTACGGCAGATCCACGCAAGGTTCCTGGAGCTAGAAAATTAGATTGTATTTCTTATGATGAGATGTTGGAATTGGCATCTTTGGGTGCACAGGTTCTAAATAATCGTTCTGTAGAAATGGCGAAAAAGTATAATATTGAACTGGAGGTTCTCTCCAGCTTAACTCGGAAAAAAGGTACAATCGTCAAGGAGGCAACCAAAATGGAGAAGATGCTGATTAGCGGTGTAGCAAAAGATGAAGATGTTGCAAGAATTTCAATTATCGGGGTGCCGGATCGTCCCGGCCTTGCTTTTAAGATTTTTTCAAAGCTTTCTGCTAATGGAATCAATGTGGATATTATCCTTCAGTCTGTGGGACGTAACGGAACGAAGGATATCAGTTTTACAGTAAATGCAGGAAATTTAAAAGAAACTTTAGATATTCTTTCTCCTTACCTTGATTTGATCGGGGCTTCTAGCCTCACTTATGATGATCATGTTTCAAAAGTGAGCGT contains the following coding sequences:
- the thrB gene encoding Homoserine kinase, giving the protein MIRIQIPATSANLGSGFDALGIALNLYNQVWMEESDSVDISCKDDVDVPKDETNLIFWAAKQLYEECGHKLPGLKIVQLNNIPMARGLGSSSACIVAGLAGANRLLGSPMSQMELVSLATKIEGHPDNVAPAIEGGLVASAIEAGKVYSVSVPVSDKIRFVLFIPPFELKTEKARSVLPDTYSRQDAIYNLSRSALMTASLFSGNLENLRVAVEDKIHQPYRSSLIPNYDQVFRLSYELGCLGTCVSGAGPSILAMVESTVADHFTKLAKERLKEKQIGDWQVKLLNAEPNGAQIFVE
- the ask gene encoding Aspartokinase codes for the protein MSLIVQKFGGSSVANAERVFNVADIVTKTYQKGNDVVVVVSAQGDTTDDLIKKAAEINSNPSKREMDMLLTAGEQMSASLLAMAIEKLGFPVVSLLGWQAGFETSSAYGSARIKRVAPSRIRQALDKKNIVVVTGFQGINKYGDVTTLGRGGSDTSAVAIAAVMHADLCQIFTDVEGVFTADPRKVPGARKLDCISYDEMLELASLGAQVLNNRSVEMAKKYNIELEVLSSLTRKKGTIVKEATKMEKMLISGVAKDEDVARISIIGVPDRPGLAFKIFSKLSANGINVDIILQSVGRNGTKDISFTVNAGNLKETLDILSPYLDLIGASSLTYDDHVSKVSVVGAGMESHPGIAAQMFEALFEANINIQMISTSEIKISVLLSNKDADRAVLAVHDKFFNGNNLDDLT